The sequence GGAACCCGACACCCGGGTTCCCACCACACGGACTCCCTGATCGCGCCACGAGCGTCCGCCCGTCCGGTTTCAGATTTCGATCTGGATTTCCTCCATGTCGTGAAAGCCCGGAGGCATCTCGCGAATCCGGAGGTCCTCCGGCCATTCGGACCAATCCCCTCCATGGGGATCCTTCAGGCTCAGGGAACTGCCACCGTCCACAGGCCTACGACCGAGTTGTTTGAGGAAGAAGGCCTTGCCCTCGCGGCGGCACTGGTCACGGAGCGCCCTGGCCCACTCCAGATGGAACTCCTTGGCATAAGGCCCGGATTCCCCCCCGACGATGACCCAATCGATCCCCCTCAAATCCAACTCCACCGGCCCCCACAAGGGCTCGACACTGAGGCCCCTGATCTTGGCGGGAATCTCGCGGAGGTACTTCACGTGGACGGCCATCTTGGCATCCAGGACCGAAGTCATCGGCACCAGGTTTTCGGGCCACTCCATTCCTCGCAGCCGCAGCCAGGCGGCGAAGGCGGCCATGCGCTTCGGTCGCTTCGTCAGCCACAGCCACACATGTCTGCGTCCCTCGCGGCTCACCACGGCATCGATGATCTCGGCCTTGAGGTAGTCGAACGAAACCCCCTTGGAGAGGGCATCTCCCATATCCGAGACGAAGACCAGCCGAGGCATCCCATCCAGCCACGGCTTGGAAGGTCGAGCGCCTCCCTTCAAGGAAGGCTGCTT comes from Luteolibacter sp. LG18 and encodes:
- a CDS encoding DUF5131 family protein gives rise to the protein MSKTSIQWCDDSSNPVMGCEGCPLFPTPQKVAAAVLKELLVFDLPRQQLKELVDGEFGGRPLSRLYTDRRQIAVKIVKRLKSLGATLNGLRDIIWRAIASAVRCYAANLHLRWSSKPDGRRGNPGFAPWFEELTLFPGRMAKTAKQPSLKGGARPSKPWLDGMPRLVFVSDMGDALSKGVSFDYLKAEIIDAVVSREGRRHVWLWLTKRPKRMAAFAAWLRLRGMEWPENLVPMTSVLDAKMAVHVKYLREIPAKIRGLSVEPLWGPVELDLRGIDWVIVGGESGPYAKEFHLEWARALRDQCRREGKAFFLKQLGRRPVDGGSSLSLKDPHGGDWSEWPEDLRIREMPPGFHDMEEIQIEI